In one window of Dokdonia sp. PRO95 DNA:
- the dapB gene encoding 4-hydroxy-tetrahydrodipicolinate reductase has translation MKIALLGYGKMGKTIEKIAADRGHEIVAKVNSPESFTLADADIAIDFSIPDSAVNHLTKCFEAGVPVVSGTTGWLDNYQDMVTLCNTNNGGFIYASNFSVGVNLFFEFNRKLAAIMAPHKDYKVDMTEIHHTQKLDAPSGTAITLAEGVMEASDYTGWALNEGQHIQENHLPITAEREGTVPGTHIINYKSEIDTITLSHEAHSRQGFALGAVVAAEWLQGKQGVFNMRDVLGL, from the coding sequence ATGAAAATAGCACTCCTAGGCTATGGAAAAATGGGTAAAACCATTGAAAAAATTGCCGCAGATAGAGGCCACGAGATTGTTGCAAAAGTAAACTCTCCTGAGAGCTTTACACTAGCAGATGCAGATATTGCCATTGATTTTAGTATTCCAGATAGTGCTGTAAATCATCTAACAAAATGTTTTGAAGCAGGTGTACCGGTTGTTTCTGGAACGACAGGCTGGCTAGACAACTATCAAGATATGGTTACCCTTTGTAATACTAATAATGGAGGATTCATTTATGCTTCAAACTTTAGTGTAGGCGTTAATTTATTTTTTGAGTTTAACAGAAAACTTGCAGCTATCATGGCACCTCATAAAGACTATAAAGTTGATATGACAGAGATTCACCATACTCAAAAACTAGACGCACCTAGCGGTACAGCCATTACACTTGCCGAAGGCGTTATGGAAGCATCAGACTACACAGGCTGGGCTCTTAATGAGGGACAGCATATACAAGAAAACCATCTCCCAATCACTGCCGAGAGAGAAGGAACTGTACCCGGCACACATATTATCAATTACAAAAGTGAGATAGATACTATTACTCTAAGCCACGAAGCCCACTCTAGACAAGGATTTGCTCTGGGAGCCGTAGTTGCAGCAGAATGGTTACAAGGAAAACAAGGGGTTTTCAACATGAGAGACGTTTTAGGACTTTAA
- a CDS encoding DUF5683 domain-containing protein, giving the protein MQSNKYLLLVFLLCFYAFAKAQQDSPAETIIDADEVEGISSKEPYDPLRPAKAAFYGAVLPGLGQIYNKDYWKLPLVYGALGSTIYGVSYNSKQSERFRTAFKDRLAGRIDEFTTVNEDGTTTEIFSDDALINGQDQFRRRRDLFILVSAGVYVLQIIEANVDAHLSQYDVDDDLSFGPALYYDDLGQTMNYGLSFNYKF; this is encoded by the coding sequence GTGCAAAGTAACAAATACCTCTTACTGGTTTTTTTATTGTGTTTTTACGCTTTCGCGAAAGCGCAACAAGACTCCCCTGCAGAAACTATTATTGATGCAGATGAGGTAGAGGGCATATCTAGTAAAGAACCTTATGACCCTCTAAGACCAGCAAAAGCTGCCTTTTACGGCGCTGTACTCCCTGGATTAGGTCAAATTTATAATAAAGATTACTGGAAACTTCCACTAGTGTACGGAGCTTTAGGCTCTACAATTTACGGTGTATCATATAATAGCAAACAGTCTGAGCGTTTTAGAACTGCCTTTAAAGATAGACTGGCTGGTCGTATAGACGAGTTTACTACAGTTAATGAAGATGGTACGACCACAGAAATCTTTTCTGATGATGCTCTTATTAATGGTCAAGATCAATTTAGAAGAAGAAGAGATCTGTTTATCTTAGTATCTGCTGGAGTCTATGTTCTCCAGATTATAGAGGCAAATGTAGATGCTCACTTATCACAATATGATGTAGATGATGACTTAAGCTTTGGACCTGCACTTTATTATGACGACTTAGGGCAGACCATGAATTATGGACTCTCTTTTAATTACAAGTTTTAG
- a CDS encoding WbqC family protein has product MKPALITVGYCAPIIQYAVIYQTEQLHIEAKGNFQKQSYRTRMKIATSTGELTLIVPILHRKDKTERQQYYDVKIENKFHWQRDHWRSLKIAYQTSPYFEYYEDEFEHLYHTTYDSLIDFNNACHTVIMECLQLEITPILTEEYFKNPEQLDYRHLVQAKKEPNYPLPEYHQLFNENHGYLSNLTILDLLFNLGPSAQDYLAKVDLSNELA; this is encoded by the coding sequence ATGAAACCAGCTCTTATTACCGTAGGCTACTGTGCTCCTATTATACAGTACGCAGTAATTTATCAAACCGAACAACTTCACATTGAAGCTAAGGGGAATTTCCAAAAGCAATCGTACCGCACGCGTATGAAGATTGCTACATCTACTGGTGAGTTAACACTCATAGTCCCTATTCTTCACCGAAAGGATAAAACAGAGCGCCAGCAGTATTATGATGTGAAGATTGAAAATAAATTTCACTGGCAGCGCGACCACTGGCGGTCTCTTAAAATCGCATATCAAACCTCTCCTTACTTTGAATATTATGAGGATGAATTTGAGCATCTATACCATACTACCTATGACAGTCTTATAGACTTCAACAACGCTTGTCATACCGTTATTATGGAGTGTTTACAGTTAGAAATTACACCCATTCTTACTGAAGAGTATTTTAAAAATCCTGAACAATTAGATTATAGACATCTAGTACAAGCCAAAAAAGAACCTAACTACCCATTACCAGAGTATCACCAACTCTTTAATGAAAATCACGGCTATTTATCTAACCTAACTATTTTAGACCTGCTATTCAATCTCGGCCCTAGTGCACAAGATTATCTTGCTAAGGTTGATCTTTCTAACGAGCTAGCATAA
- the lepB gene encoding signal peptidase I yields the protein MTLIQWFIFFLIVQAVHFAGTWKLYVRAGRKAWEAAVPVYNAVVLMGIINRPKWWTILLFIPIVNLIMIPVVWVETARSFGFNTFKDTALTIFTGGLYLYYINYATDAPYKHDRDINPKSSSGEWTSSLLFAIVAATLVHTYFMQPFVIPTSSLEKTLLVGDWLFVSKFHYGARTPLTTVATPMLHDTIPVIKEKSYLSKPQLPYFRLPGFQKIKRNDIVVFNWPVDTLVDITPGSMRGSVRKPIDKKSNYVKRAVGIAGDSLEVRDGYVYINGEQNDLPDRARIQFTYNIVSKVPLVKNATNASGYYTFPTDLINGRYEISDIVLTGNSGGNGPYSHSAQVSEAAIEKLKNNSNIISIERAHYDAKENNTGIFGAMPGRASSVDNFGPIYIPEEGTTVAINTESLPYYKRIIEVYEGYEMGREREITVNGNQILMNGEPLTEYTFEQNYYWLMGDNRHNSQDARAWGYVPFNHVVGKPVFVWFSKDANVPGFNGIRWNRVFTTVGGDGPLVSYRYWFLGALLLYIGWSFFRKKKQAKK from the coding sequence ATGACACTTATACAATGGTTTATATTTTTTCTAATTGTTCAAGCAGTACACTTTGCTGGAACTTGGAAACTCTATGTACGCGCTGGACGTAAAGCATGGGAAGCAGCAGTACCAGTTTACAATGCAGTAGTACTCATGGGTATTATAAATCGTCCTAAGTGGTGGACCATTTTACTATTTATACCTATTGTAAATCTTATTATGATACCTGTCGTTTGGGTAGAGACTGCCCGGTCTTTTGGATTCAACACCTTTAAAGACACTGCACTTACGATTTTTACAGGAGGATTATATTTATACTACATCAATTATGCGACAGATGCTCCGTATAAACACGATAGAGATATTAATCCAAAATCGTCTAGTGGAGAATGGACAAGTTCTTTACTGTTTGCCATAGTTGCAGCAACATTAGTGCATACATATTTTATGCAACCCTTTGTAATACCGACTTCGTCGTTAGAAAAAACCCTCTTGGTAGGCGATTGGTTATTCGTGAGTAAATTTCATTACGGAGCACGAACTCCCCTTACCACAGTAGCTACACCTATGCTACACGATACTATTCCTGTTATAAAAGAAAAAAGTTACTTATCAAAACCACAACTACCATATTTTAGACTTCCTGGTTTTCAAAAAATAAAAAGAAATGACATCGTCGTTTTTAACTGGCCAGTTGATACACTTGTAGATATTACCCCTGGAAGCATGCGCGGTAGTGTGCGTAAACCTATTGACAAAAAATCTAACTATGTCAAGAGAGCTGTAGGAATAGCTGGAGATTCTCTTGAAGTACGCGATGGCTATGTGTATATCAATGGAGAGCAAAACGATCTTCCAGATCGTGCTCGTATTCAGTTTACTTATAACATTGTATCGAAAGTTCCTTTAGTTAAAAACGCAACTAATGCAAGTGGATATTACACCTTCCCAACGGATCTTATTAATGGAAGATATGAGATATCAGACATTGTTTTAACAGGAAATAGTGGAGGTAACGGGCCTTATTCTCATAGCGCCCAAGTAAGTGAAGCTGCTATTGAAAAACTTAAGAATAACTCAAATATCATAAGTATTGAGCGAGCACATTATGATGCTAAAGAAAATAACACAGGGATCTTTGGAGCCATGCCAGGTAGAGCTTCTAGCGTAGATAACTTTGGACCTATTTATATTCCTGAAGAAGGAACGACGGTAGCTATAAATACTGAGAGTCTGCCTTACTACAAACGTATTATCGAAGTGTACGAAGGTTATGAAATGGGTAGAGAGCGTGAAATCACAGTAAACGGTAACCAGATATTAATGAATGGCGAGCCTCTTACTGAGTATACTTTTGAGCAAAATTATTATTGGTTGATGGGTGATAACCGTCATAACTCGCAAGATGCAAGAGCTTGGGGTTACGTTCCTTTTAATCACGTAGTAGGTAAGCCTGTGTTTGTATGGTTTAGTAAAGACGCAAACGTTCCTGGTTTTAACGGAATACGATGGAATCGTGTATTTACAACCGTAGGTGGCGATGGACCTTTAGTGAGTTACCGCTACTGGTTTTTAGGAGCCTTATTATTATACATAGGATGGTCTTTCTTTAGAAAGAAAAAACAGGCTAAGAAGTAA
- a CDS encoding ParB/RepB/Spo0J family partition protein gives MAKATKKQALGRGLSALLKDPENDIKSAEDKNADKVVGNIIELDLDDIDVNPFQPRTSFNEETLRELASSIKELGVIQPITVRKMSFGKYQLVSGERRYRASKLIGNKTVPAYIRIANDNESLTMALVENIQRQDLDPIEIALSYQRLIDEINLTQEQMSDRVGKNRSTITNYLRLLKLDPIVQTGMRDGFLSMGHGRALINVDDTGDQLDIYEKILQEKLSVRQTEALVKNYHATSNIETPKEQKEETPKFIKKGTKEFAEYFGAKVDIKVAKNGRGKISIPFSSEEDFNRLQKLIKGAK, from the coding sequence ATGGCTAAAGCAACAAAAAAACAAGCGCTAGGTCGCGGACTTTCGGCATTACTGAAAGATCCAGAAAATGATATAAAAAGCGCCGAAGATAAAAATGCAGACAAGGTTGTAGGTAATATCATTGAGCTTGATCTAGATGATATAGATGTAAACCCTTTCCAACCTCGTACAAGCTTTAATGAAGAAACTCTAAGGGAGCTCGCCTCATCTATTAAGGAACTAGGCGTTATACAGCCTATTACGGTTCGTAAGATGAGTTTTGGAAAATACCAACTGGTTTCTGGAGAACGTCGTTATAGAGCGTCTAAGCTTATAGGTAACAAAACAGTACCTGCATACATACGTATCGCAAATGATAATGAGAGTCTCACAATGGCTCTTGTTGAAAACATACAACGTCAAGATCTTGACCCAATAGAAATTGCACTTTCATACCAGAGATTAATAGACGAGATCAACCTCACGCAGGAGCAAATGAGTGATCGCGTGGGTAAAAATCGATCTACAATAACTAATTATCTGCGTTTATTAAAGCTTGATCCTATTGTACAGACTGGTATGCGAGATGGCTTCTTGTCTATGGGACACGGGCGCGCACTTATAAATGTAGATGATACTGGTGACCAACTAGATATTTATGAAAAAATCTTACAAGAAAAGCTTTCTGTAAGACAAACGGAGGCATTGGTAAAAAATTATCATGCTACCTCTAACATTGAAACACCTAAAGAGCAAAAAGAAGAAACTCCTAAATTCATTAAGAAAGGAACTAAAGAGTTTGCCGAGTATTTTGGAGCAAAGGTGGATATCAAAGTAGCAAAAAATGGCCGCGGAAAGATTTCTATTCCGTTCTCTTCAGAAGAGGACTTTAATCGATTACAGAAATTAATCAAAGGTGCAAAGTAA